In Burkholderia savannae, one genomic interval encodes:
- the ugpQ gene encoding glycerophosphodiester phosphodiesterase, with translation MTILQAWPYPRVVAHRGGGALAPENTLAALDTGARYGHSMVEFDAKLSADGVAFLLHDDTVERTSNGAGAACELRYAALEALDAGAWFDARFSGERMPTLAQAAARCAALGLMANVEIKPCPARDEETGRVVAAEAAALWRDAAVPPLLSSFSAQALGAARAAAPELPRGMLYEEIPADWLEQTHRLGCVSLHAHHAQFNEALVRDVKAAGLRILAYTVNDPVRARELADWGVDLVCTDRIDLIGPGLAGREG, from the coding sequence ATGACGATCCTGCAAGCCTGGCCTTATCCGCGCGTGGTCGCGCACCGCGGCGGCGGCGCGCTGGCTCCCGAGAACACGCTCGCCGCGCTCGACACGGGCGCGCGCTACGGACACTCGATGGTCGAATTCGACGCGAAGTTGTCGGCGGACGGCGTCGCGTTCCTGCTGCACGACGACACGGTCGAGCGCACGTCGAACGGCGCCGGGGCCGCGTGCGAGCTGCGCTACGCGGCGCTCGAGGCGCTCGACGCGGGCGCGTGGTTCGACGCGCGTTTTTCCGGCGAGCGGATGCCGACGCTCGCGCAGGCGGCAGCACGGTGCGCCGCGCTCGGCCTCATGGCGAACGTCGAGATCAAGCCGTGCCCGGCGCGCGACGAAGAGACGGGCCGCGTCGTCGCGGCGGAGGCGGCCGCGCTGTGGCGCGACGCCGCCGTGCCGCCGCTGCTGTCGTCGTTTTCGGCGCAGGCGCTCGGCGCGGCGCGCGCGGCCGCGCCGGAGCTGCCGCGCGGGATGCTGTATGAGGAGATCCCGGCCGATTGGCTGGAGCAGACGCATCGGCTCGGCTGCGTCTCGCTGCACGCGCATCACGCGCAATTCAACGAGGCGCTCGTGCGCGACGTGAAAGCGGCGGGGTTGCGCATTCTCGCGTACACGGTGAACGATCCCGTGCGGGCGCGCGAACTTGCGGATTGGGGCGTGGATCTCGTCTGCACGGACCGGATCGACCTGATCGGCCCGGGCCTCGCCGGCCGGGAAGGATGA
- a CDS encoding OmpW/AlkL family protein, protein MKQKMAITGAVALAFAAAASTAHAQSAGSFYVTTGWFHLAPQDSSDPLKVMNVGGTPVNHEVPNTGAGIDNADTIGFAAGYFVTDHIATELVAGIPPRFNLNGKGSLEQFGVLGHAYQWSPALLLKYYFNDAKAKFRPYVGIGASYIWFTGAKITNSAFERGALGGPTSVQTSNQWAPVFNAGFTYNFTDHWFGGLSVSYIPVSLTATLTTQRPTPIGTLTQTSQAKITLNPIVTYLNIGYRF, encoded by the coding sequence ATGAAACAAAAAATGGCCATTACGGGGGCCGTCGCGCTCGCTTTCGCGGCAGCCGCGAGCACGGCGCACGCGCAATCCGCAGGCAGCTTCTACGTCACGACCGGCTGGTTCCATCTCGCGCCTCAAGACAGCAGCGATCCGCTCAAGGTCATGAACGTCGGCGGCACGCCGGTCAATCACGAGGTGCCCAACACGGGCGCGGGCATCGACAATGCGGACACCATCGGCTTCGCCGCCGGCTACTTCGTGACGGATCACATCGCCACTGAATTGGTCGCCGGGATCCCGCCAAGGTTCAATCTGAACGGCAAAGGCTCGCTCGAACAGTTCGGCGTGCTCGGCCATGCTTACCAATGGAGCCCGGCGCTCCTCCTCAAGTACTACTTCAACGACGCGAAGGCGAAGTTCCGGCCTTACGTCGGCATCGGCGCGTCGTACATCTGGTTCACCGGCGCGAAGATCACCAACAGCGCATTCGAGCGCGGCGCGCTCGGCGGCCCGACCAGCGTGCAGACCAGCAATCAGTGGGCGCCCGTTTTCAATGCAGGCTTCACTTACAACTTCACCGATCACTGGTTCGGCGGGCTGTCGGTGTCGTACATCCCCGTCAGCCTGACGGCCACGCTGACGACGCAGCGCCCGACGCCGATCGGCACGCTCACGCAGACCTCGCAAGCGAAGATCACGCTGAATCCGATCGTGACCTACCTGAACATCGGCTACCGTTTCTAA
- a CDS encoding transposase, translated as MARLARLYVPDQPQHVILRGLDQQPAFVDDQDYELFIDCLKAAARDHHLAVHAYVLLPRQVQLLVTPSDEASLPKAMQAVGRRYVAHFNRRYSRRGTLWEGRYRATVIEGERYFLLASRVVEMSPVRAQLVTSADAYRWSSYRHHVGLTVDSLITDHPLYWALGNTPFERQRAYKELCEQPLDERQADQLQQATLKGWVLGGETYREWAARTANRRVSPLPRGRPRKVRENTPPIQQ; from the coding sequence ATGGCACGGCTAGCACGACTTTACGTACCTGATCAGCCGCAGCACGTGATTCTACGCGGCCTTGATCAGCAACCGGCGTTCGTCGACGACCAGGATTACGAATTATTCATCGATTGCCTGAAGGCGGCGGCGCGCGATCATCATCTGGCGGTGCACGCATACGTGCTGCTGCCGCGCCAGGTCCAGCTCCTCGTGACGCCGAGCGACGAGGCGAGCCTGCCGAAGGCGATGCAGGCCGTCGGCCGTCGCTACGTCGCGCATTTCAACCGGCGCTATTCGCGGCGCGGCACGTTGTGGGAAGGGCGCTATCGCGCGACCGTCATCGAGGGCGAGCGCTACTTCCTGCTCGCGAGCCGCGTCGTCGAGATGAGCCCGGTGCGCGCGCAGCTCGTGACGAGCGCGGACGCGTACCGCTGGTCGAGCTATCGGCATCACGTCGGCCTTACCGTCGACAGCCTGATCACCGACCACCCACTCTACTGGGCGCTCGGCAACACGCCGTTCGAGCGACAGCGCGCGTACAAGGAGCTGTGCGAGCAGCCGCTCGACGAGCGTCAGGCCGATCAGCTCCAGCAGGCGACGTTGAAGGGCTGGGTGCTCGGCGGCGAAACCTACCGCGAATGGGCGGCGCGCACCGCGAACCGGCGCGTGTCGCCGCTGCCGCGCGGACGGCCCCGCAAGGTGCGCGAGAACACGCCGCCCATCCAGCAGTGA
- a CDS encoding glutamate synthase-related protein: MIDHQQSKSALPAAQGLYDPQNEHDACGVGFVAHIKGKKSHEIIEQGLKILENLDHRGAVGADPLMGDGAGILIQIPDAFYREEMAKQDVTLPPAGEYGVGMIFLPKESASRIACEQELERTVKAEGQVVLGWRDVPVDHAMPISPAVKASEPVIRQIFIGRGKDVMVTDALERKLYVIRKTASHRIQALKLKHGKEYFVPSMSARTVVYKGLLLAGQVGVYYRDLQDERVVSALALVHQRFSTNTFPAWELAHPYRMIAHNGEINTVKGNVNWLNARTGAIASHVLGDDLPKLWPLIYPGQSDTASFDNCLELLVMAGYPLVHAVMMMIPEAWEQHTLMDDNRRAFYEYHAAMMEPWDGPAAIAFTDGRQIGATLDRNGLRPARYIITDDDLVIMASEAGVLPIPESRIVKKWRLQPGKMFLIDMEHGRIIDDKELKDNLANAKPYKSWIDAVRIKLDEIEPQDEDVAAARRSSAVLLDRQQAFGYTQEDLKFLMAPMAQQGEEAVGSMGNDSPLAVMSNKNKTLYHYFKQLFAQVTNPPIDPIRENMVMSLVSFIGPKPNLLDTNNINPPMRLEVSQPVLDFKDIAKIRLIDRYTGGKFSAYELNICYPVAWGKEGIEARLASLCAEAVDAVKSGYNILIVSDRKTDAENVAIPALLATSAIHTHLVQQGLRTSTGLVVETGSARETHHFALLAGYGAEAVHPYLAMETLAKMAQGLPGDLSPEKAVYNFTKAVGKGLQKVMSKMGISTYMSYTGAQIFEALGLSTELVDKYFRGTASKVGGIGLFDVADEAIRLHRDAFGDNPVLADMLDAGGEYAFRVRGEDHMWTPDSIAKLQHATRGNSYQTYKEYAHLINDQTKRHMTLRGLFEFKVDPMKAIPIDEVEPAKEIVKRFATGAMSLGSISTEAHTTLAIAMNRIGGKSNTGEGGEDENRYRNELRGIPIKVGDTLKSVIGDEIVRDIPLKEGDSLRSKIKQVASGRFGVTAEYLASADQIQIKMAQGAKPGEGGQLPGHKVSEYIGKLRYSVPGVGLISPPPHHDIYSIEDLAQLIHDLKNVNPVASISVKLVSEVGVGTVAAGVAKAKADHVVIAGHDGGTGASPLSSVKHAGTPWELGLAETQQTLVLNRLRGRIRVQADGQMKTGRDIVIGALLGADEFGFATAPLVVEGCIMMRKCHLNTCPVGVATQDPVLRAKFSGQPEHVVNYFFFVAEEAREIMAQLGIAKFDDLVGRADLLDMRRGVEHWKAKGLDFSRVFYQPEGCEGIARRHLESQDHGLERALDHTLIEKAKAAIDKGEHVSFIQPVRNVNRTVGAMLSGAIAKKHGHDGLADDAVHIQLKGTAGQSFGAFLAKGVTLDLVGDGNDYVGKGLSGGRIIIRPTNDFRGKSEENIICGNTVMYGALEGEAFFRGVAGERFCVRNSGATAVVEGTGDHGCEYMTGGTVVVLGETGRNFAAGMSGGVAYVYDPDGTFAAKCNKSMVALDPVLQQAEQERTIDPALWHAGATDEALLKGLVERHFQFTGSPRAKSLLENWDAARRQFVKVFPHEYKRALGEIGAKKKAGEVLAA; the protein is encoded by the coding sequence ATGATCGACCATCAGCAGTCGAAGAGCGCGCTTCCCGCCGCGCAAGGTCTGTACGACCCGCAAAACGAGCACGACGCCTGCGGCGTCGGCTTCGTCGCTCACATCAAGGGCAAGAAAAGCCACGAAATCATCGAGCAGGGTCTGAAGATCCTCGAGAATCTCGATCACCGCGGCGCGGTCGGCGCCGATCCGCTGATGGGCGACGGCGCGGGCATCCTGATCCAGATCCCGGACGCGTTCTACCGCGAGGAAATGGCGAAGCAGGACGTGACGCTGCCGCCCGCCGGCGAATATGGGGTTGGGATGATCTTCCTGCCGAAGGAGAGCGCGTCGCGGATCGCGTGCGAGCAGGAGCTCGAGCGCACCGTGAAGGCGGAAGGCCAGGTCGTGCTCGGCTGGCGCGACGTGCCGGTCGACCATGCGATGCCGATCTCGCCCGCGGTGAAGGCGAGCGAGCCCGTGATCCGCCAGATCTTCATCGGCCGCGGCAAGGACGTGATGGTGACGGACGCGCTCGAGCGCAAGCTCTACGTGATCCGCAAGACCGCAAGCCACCGGATTCAGGCGCTCAAGCTGAAGCACGGCAAGGAATACTTCGTGCCGTCGATGTCGGCGCGCACGGTCGTCTACAAGGGGCTGCTGCTCGCGGGCCAGGTCGGTGTCTACTATCGCGATCTGCAGGACGAGCGCGTCGTGTCGGCGCTCGCGCTCGTGCACCAGCGCTTCTCGACGAACACCTTCCCGGCGTGGGAGCTCGCGCACCCGTACCGGATGATCGCGCACAACGGCGAGATCAACACGGTGAAGGGCAACGTCAACTGGCTGAACGCGCGCACCGGCGCGATCGCGTCGCACGTGCTCGGCGACGATCTGCCGAAGCTCTGGCCGCTCATCTATCCCGGCCAGTCCGATACGGCCTCGTTCGACAACTGCCTCGAGCTGCTCGTGATGGCGGGCTATCCGCTCGTGCACGCGGTGATGATGATGATTCCGGAGGCGTGGGAGCAGCACACGCTGATGGACGACAACCGCCGCGCGTTCTACGAATACCACGCCGCGATGATGGAGCCGTGGGACGGCCCCGCCGCGATCGCGTTCACCGACGGCCGCCAGATCGGCGCGACGCTCGACCGCAACGGCCTGCGCCCGGCGCGCTACATCATCACCGACGACGATCTCGTGATCATGGCGTCGGAAGCGGGCGTGCTGCCGATCCCCGAATCGAGGATCGTCAAGAAGTGGCGCCTGCAGCCGGGCAAGATGTTCCTGATCGACATGGAGCACGGCCGGATCATCGACGACAAGGAACTGAAGGACAACCTCGCGAACGCGAAGCCGTACAAGAGCTGGATCGACGCGGTGCGCATCAAGCTCGACGAGATCGAGCCGCAGGACGAGGACGTGGCCGCCGCGCGCCGCTCGTCGGCCGTGCTGCTCGACCGCCAGCAGGCGTTCGGCTACACGCAGGAGGACCTGAAGTTCCTGATGGCGCCGATGGCGCAGCAGGGCGAGGAAGCGGTCGGCTCGATGGGCAACGATTCGCCGTTGGCCGTCATGTCGAACAAGAACAAGACGCTCTACCACTACTTCAAGCAGCTGTTCGCGCAGGTCACGAACCCGCCGATCGATCCGATCCGCGAAAACATGGTGATGTCGCTCGTGTCGTTCATCGGCCCGAAGCCGAACCTGCTCGACACGAACAACATCAACCCGCCGATGCGCCTCGAAGTGTCGCAGCCCGTGCTCGACTTCAAGGACATCGCGAAGATCCGCTTGATCGATCGCTACACGGGCGGCAAGTTCAGCGCGTACGAGCTGAACATCTGCTATCCGGTCGCGTGGGGCAAGGAAGGCATCGAGGCGCGCCTCGCGTCGCTGTGCGCGGAAGCCGTCGACGCGGTGAAGTCGGGCTACAACATCCTGATCGTGTCCGATCGCAAGACGGATGCGGAGAACGTCGCGATTCCGGCGCTTCTCGCGACGTCGGCGATCCACACGCACCTCGTGCAGCAGGGCCTGCGCACGAGCACGGGCCTCGTCGTCGAGACGGGTTCCGCGCGCGAGACGCACCACTTCGCGCTGCTCGCCGGATACGGCGCGGAGGCCGTGCATCCGTACCTCGCGATGGAAACGCTCGCGAAGATGGCGCAAGGCCTGCCGGGCGACCTGTCGCCGGAGAAGGCGGTCTACAACTTCACGAAGGCGGTCGGCAAGGGCCTGCAGAAGGTGATGTCGAAGATGGGCATCTCCACGTACATGTCGTACACCGGCGCGCAGATCTTCGAGGCGCTCGGCCTGTCGACCGAGCTCGTCGACAAGTACTTCAGGGGCACGGCGTCGAAGGTGGGCGGCATCGGCCTGTTCGACGTGGCCGACGAAGCGATCCGCCTGCACCGCGACGCGTTCGGCGACAACCCGGTTCTCGCCGACATGCTCGACGCGGGCGGCGAATATGCGTTCCGCGTGCGCGGCGAGGATCACATGTGGACGCCCGATTCGATCGCGAAGCTGCAGCACGCGACGCGCGGCAACTCGTACCAGACGTACAAGGAATACGCACACCTGATCAACGATCAGACGAAGCGCCACATGACGCTGCGCGGCCTGTTCGAGTTCAAGGTCGATCCGATGAAGGCGATTCCGATCGACGAGGTCGAGCCGGCCAAGGAGATCGTCAAGCGCTTCGCGACGGGCGCGATGTCGCTCGGCTCGATCAGCACGGAAGCGCACACGACGCTCGCGATCGCGATGAACCGGATCGGCGGCAAGTCGAACACCGGCGAAGGCGGCGAGGACGAGAACCGCTATCGCAACGAGCTGCGCGGCATTCCGATCAAGGTCGGCGACACGCTGAAATCGGTGATCGGCGACGAAATCGTCCGCGACATTCCGCTGAAGGAAGGCGATTCGCTGCGCTCGAAGATCAAGCAGGTCGCGTCGGGCCGCTTCGGCGTGACGGCCGAGTATCTCGCGTCGGCGGACCAGATCCAGATCAAGATGGCGCAGGGCGCGAAGCCGGGCGAGGGCGGCCAGCTGCCGGGCCACAAGGTGTCCGAATACATCGGCAAGCTGCGCTATTCGGTGCCGGGCGTCGGCCTCATCTCGCCGCCGCCGCACCACGACATCTATTCGATCGAGGATCTCGCGCAACTGATCCACGACCTGAAGAACGTCAATCCGGTCGCGAGCATCTCGGTGAAGCTCGTGTCGGAAGTGGGCGTCGGCACGGTCGCGGCGGGCGTCGCGAAGGCGAAGGCCGATCACGTCGTGATCGCGGGCCACGACGGCGGCACGGGCGCTTCGCCGCTGTCGTCGGTCAAGCACGCGGGCACGCCGTGGGAGCTCGGCCTCGCCGAGACGCAGCAGACGCTCGTGCTGAACCGCCTGCGCGGGCGCATCCGCGTGCAGGCCGACGGCCAGATGAAGACGGGCCGCGACATCGTGATCGGCGCGTTGCTCGGCGCGGACGAATTCGGCTTCGCGACGGCGCCGCTCGTCGTCGAAGGCTGCATCATGATGCGCAAGTGCCATCTGAACACGTGCCCGGTCGGCGTCGCGACGCAAGACCCGGTGCTGCGCGCGAAGTTCTCGGGCCAGCCCGAGCACGTCGTCAACTACTTCTTCTTCGTCGCCGAGGAAGCGCGCGAGATCATGGCGCAGCTCGGCATCGCGAAGTTCGACGATCTCGTCGGCCGCGCCGATCTGCTCGACATGCGCCGCGGCGTCGAGCACTGGAAGGCGAAGGGCCTCGACTTCTCGCGCGTGTTCTACCAGCCGGAAGGCTGCGAAGGCATCGCGCGCCGCCACCTCGAATCGCAGGACCACGGCCTCGAGCGCGCGCTCGATCACACGCTGATCGAGAAGGCGAAGGCCGCGATCGACAAGGGCGAGCACGTGTCGTTCATCCAGCCGGTGCGCAACGTGAACCGCACGGTCGGCGCGATGCTGTCCGGCGCGATCGCGAAGAAGCACGGCCACGACGGCCTCGCCGACGACGCGGTCCACATCCAGCTGAAGGGCACGGCGGGCCAGAGCTTCGGCGCGTTCCTCGCGAAGGGCGTGACGCTCGACCTCGTCGGCGACGGCAACGACTACGTCGGCAAGGGGCTGTCGGGCGGCCGGATCATCATCCGTCCGACCAACGACTTCCGCGGCAAGTCCGAGGAAAACATCATCTGCGGCAACACGGTGATGTACGGCGCGCTCGAGGGCGAGGCGTTCTTCCGCGGCGTCGCGGGCGAGCGCTTCTGCGTGCGCAACTCGGGGGCGACGGCCGTCGTCGAGGGCACGGGCGACCACGGCTGCGAATACATGACGGGCGGCACGGTCGTCGTGCTCGGCGAGACGGGCCGCAACTTCGCGGCCGGCATGTCGGGCGGCGTCGCGTACGTGTACGACCCGGACGGCACGTTCGCCGCGAAGTGCAACAAGTCGATGGTCGCGCTCGATCCGGTGCTGCAGCAGGCCGAGCAGGAGCGCACGATCGATCCCGCGCTCTGGCATGCGGGCGCGACGGACGAAGCGCTGCTCAAGGGGCTCGTCGAGCGCCACTTTCAGTTCACCGGCTCGCCGCGCGCGAAGTCGCTGCTCGAAAACTGGGATGCGGCGCGCCGCCAGTTCGTGAAGGTGTTCCCGCACGAATACAAGCGCGCGCTCGGCGAAATCGGCGCGAAAAAGAAAGCGGGCGAGGTGCTCGCCGCCTGA
- a CDS encoding glutamate synthase subunit beta yields the protein MGKITGFLEYERRHEAYEAPLTRVKHYKEFVAALTDEDAKIQGARCMDCGIPFCNNGCPVNNVIPDFNDLVYRQDWRQAIDVLHSTNNFPEFTGRICPAPCEAACTLGINDDAVGIKSIEHAIIDKAWAQGWVEPQPAAHKTGKKVAVVGSGPAGLAAAQQLARAGHDVTVFEKNDRIGGLLRYGIPDFKLEKWLIDRRMRQMEAEGVTFRTSVFIGRDPLPESIGNMAKETISPQTLKDEFDAVVIAGGSETPRDLPVPGRELAGIHYAMEFLPQQNRVNAGDKVADQLLAKGKHVVVIGGGDTGSDCVGTSNRHGAKQVTQFELLPQPPEAEDKPLVWPYWPIKLRTSSSHEEGCERDWAVATKRFEGRNGKVEKLIAVRVAWVDGKMQEVPNSEFEIKADLVLLAMGFTQPVAPVLEAFGVAKDARGNARAGTEGDRAYYTSVDKVFAAGDMRRGQSLVVWAIREGRQCARSVDAYLMGSSELPR from the coding sequence ATGGGCAAGATCACCGGTTTTCTGGAGTACGAGCGCCGTCACGAGGCGTACGAAGCGCCGCTCACGCGCGTGAAGCACTACAAGGAATTCGTCGCGGCGCTGACCGACGAGGACGCGAAGATCCAGGGCGCGCGCTGCATGGACTGCGGCATCCCGTTTTGCAACAACGGCTGCCCCGTCAACAACGTCATTCCGGACTTCAACGATCTCGTGTACCGCCAGGACTGGCGGCAGGCGATCGACGTGCTGCACTCGACCAACAACTTCCCCGAGTTCACGGGCCGCATCTGCCCGGCGCCGTGCGAAGCGGCGTGCACGCTCGGGATCAACGACGACGCCGTCGGCATCAAGTCGATCGAGCACGCGATCATCGACAAGGCGTGGGCGCAAGGCTGGGTCGAGCCGCAGCCGGCCGCGCACAAGACGGGCAAGAAGGTCGCGGTCGTCGGCTCCGGCCCCGCGGGCCTCGCCGCCGCGCAGCAGCTCGCGCGCGCGGGCCACGACGTGACGGTGTTCGAGAAGAACGACCGGATCGGCGGCCTGTTGCGCTACGGGATTCCCGACTTCAAGCTCGAGAAGTGGCTGATCGACCGCCGGATGCGCCAGATGGAAGCGGAAGGCGTGACGTTCCGCACGAGCGTGTTCATCGGCCGCGATCCGCTGCCCGAGTCGATCGGCAACATGGCGAAGGAGACGATTTCGCCGCAGACGCTGAAGGACGAATTCGACGCGGTCGTGATCGCGGGCGGCTCGGAGACGCCGCGCGATCTGCCGGTGCCGGGCCGCGAGCTCGCCGGCATTCATTACGCGATGGAGTTCCTGCCGCAGCAGAACCGCGTGAACGCGGGCGACAAGGTGGCCGATCAACTGCTCGCGAAGGGCAAGCATGTCGTCGTGATCGGCGGCGGCGACACGGGCTCGGACTGCGTCGGCACGTCCAACCGCCACGGCGCGAAGCAGGTCACGCAGTTCGAGTTGCTGCCGCAGCCGCCCGAAGCGGAGGACAAGCCGCTCGTGTGGCCGTACTGGCCGATCAAGCTGCGCACGTCGTCGTCGCACGAGGAAGGCTGCGAGCGCGACTGGGCGGTCGCGACGAAGCGCTTCGAAGGCAGGAACGGCAAGGTCGAGAAGCTGATCGCGGTGCGCGTCGCGTGGGTCGACGGCAAGATGCAGGAGGTGCCGAATTCCGAGTTCGAGATCAAGGCCGATCTCGTGCTGCTCGCGATGGGCTTCACGCAGCCGGTTGCGCCCGTGCTCGAGGCGTTCGGCGTTGCGAAGGACGCACGCGGCAACGCGCGCGCGGGCACCGAAGGCGACCGCGCGTACTACACGTCGGTCGACAAGGTGTTCGCCGCGGGCGACATGCGCCGCGGCCAGTCGCTCGTCGTCTGGGCGATCCGCGAAGGCCGCCAGTGCGCGCGCTCGGTCGACGCGTACCTGATGGGCAGCTCGGAACTGCCGCGCTGA